The following nucleotide sequence is from Saccharothrix texasensis.
GTGGCGGCGCTGTCGGTGGCGGGGTCGCTCGGCGCGGAGGAGAAGCGCCCGGTCCTGCCGCCGGAGTTCAACTGGCGCGACTACACCGTCATGCTGCTGCACGTCGCGGCCGAGATCGAGCACTCGCTGATGGTCCAGTACCTGTTCGCCGCCTACTCGATGGGCGGGCCGCAGGTGCCCGAGGCGCGGCGGGACGACGTGCGCCGGTGGCAGGAGGTCGTCCTCGGCATCGCGAAGGAGGAGATGGGCCACCTCGTCACGGTGCAGAACCTGCTCACCGCGCTCGGCGCGCCCGTCAACCTCGACCGCGAGGACTACCCCTGGGGCTCGGACTTCTACCCCTTCCCGTTCACGCTGCGCCCGTTCAGCGCGACGTCGCTGGCCGCCTACGTGGTCGCGGAGAGCCCCGAGACGTGGTCCGGCCCGAAGGCCGACGAGATCAAGCGGGTGGCCTTCGAGTCCACCGGGCAGTACGTCAACCGGGTGGGCGCGCTCTACAGCCGGGTCGACGCGATCCTGAAGGACGAGGAGTTCCTGCCGGACGAGTCGTTCCACGCCGGGACGCTGCCCTACCAGGCGTCCTGGGACGAGTGGGGCCGCGGCTACACGCGGGGTGAACGCGGGCAGGACTCCGGGAACGTGCCGGACGTCAAGTCGCCCGAGCTGCTGGTCTTCGGCGTGTTCTCGCGGGACTCGGCGCGCCGGGCGCTGCACGAGATCGGCGAGCAGGGCGAAGCGCCGGACGCGGACCTCGAGGACGAGACCTCCCACTTCAACCGGTTCCTGGGCATCTACGAGGAGCTGACCGCGTGGCCCGAGGGCGACCAGGCGCTGGTGTCGCGGCCGGTCGCGCAGAACCCGGTGACCGAGCACCGGCTCGACGAGTCGGAGGTGGCGGCGCTGGGCGTCGCGGAGGTGACCACCAGCCCGATCACCGACCCCGTCACGGCGCTGTGGGGCCACCTGTTCAACCTGCGCTACCGGATGCTGCTCACCGACATCTCCCACGCGTTCCGGCTCGCCGGCCCGGTCGACAACGGCGGCGTGCTCACCGGGCGCGGCGCGCTGGTGCACCGGGCGTTCGCGGAGATGTACAACCTGCGCGCGCTCGCCGGGCGGTTGGTGGACCTGCCGCTGGAGCGGGACGCGCCGGACGGCCCGCGCGCCGGGCCGCCGTTCGAGATGCCCTACAGCCTCGAACTGCCGCACCACGACCACGACCGCTGGCTGCTGCAACGCGATCTGGTGCAGGCCTCCCGGTTGCTCACCGACCAGCTGCTGAGCACCGACCCGTCGTGCGGCGGCGACCCCTACCTGGTCGCGCTGCGCGAGTCCGACCAGCGGGCGCTGGAGCAGGTCGAGCACATCCTCAGCCGCAAGGGGTGCACGCGATGACGTCGATCGAGGAACTGCGCGTCCTGCCCCCGCTGGCCGTCGGACGGCTCGGGGCGGCCGTCGAGCCGATGGACAACTACACCGCCGAGACCGACCCCGACCAGCCGCTCGCGCCGCGTCGGCTGCGCCCGGCGCCGACGTTCCGCGTCGACCGGACCTCCGGCGCGATCACCGGCGTCGAGACCCCCGGGGAGCTGCGGTTCACCGACGGGCAGGGCAAGGTCCGCCCCGTCGCGCCGTTCCTGGAGGTCTGGGCGCTGACCGACGACCACGTGCTGCGGCCCCTCACCCTCGACCTGCTGCGCCTCAACGGCCTGACGCCGGGCGACGTGCGGTGGCGGGTCCGGGTCGGCAACCACAAGATCCAGCGCCGCACCTACGACGACCGGGACCGGATCGACGCCGACACGGAGTGGTTCAGCGACCACGCCGCGCACGCCTTGAACGGGCTGTGCCCCAACTTCCTCGAGGGCCGGTCCCTGCCGCTGGGCCACGCGCGCTACCTCCAGCCGACGCCCGGGTTCCCCGGTGTCCGCCTGCGGTTCACCCCCGCCGGCGGCCACGTCTACGGCTCCGCGTACACCGACCGGCCCACCGACCCCGACCCGAACGTCGTCGACTTCCTCTACGACGCCACCAAGGGCACGTGGCGCGGTCACGCGGACCAGGCGGGCGACCCGCGGCTGACGATCCCGGCGCAGATCTACGCCGGCGACGACGGCCCGAACGGCTCCTGGGTGAGCCGGGGCTACCTGGACGACGAGTGCGACGGCCTGGTGCACGTCAAGCTCGAGGTCTCGGGCCGGGAGCTGACCGCGTTCGGCCGCATCGGCGCGGGCCCGCCCGCCTACGCGCCGGACTCCGTCCCGATCCGGACCGTCGCGGACGAGCTCGACCAGGCGTTGTCCGGGCCCAGGGCCACCGCCGGCGACACGCTGGAGCAGGCCCGCGCCGTGGCCGAGGAGGTGCTGCGCCGGGCCACCGAGACGGTGCGGCTGATGAACACGGAGGTGATGAACGGCAACACGGTGGACGGGCGGGTCGACGCGGCCAGCACGATGGTGCGGCAGGACACGGCCGACACCGGGAGGTTGTTCGAGCCGATCATGGCGCCGTCCCTGGTGGACACCGCCGCGGTCCTCGCCCTGCACCAGAACGTGCTCGCCGCCCTGCGCAGCGGCACCGCGCCGTGGTTCGCCGACGTGCTGCGCGACCACGACGAGGTGGGCGACCTGACCGCCAAGGGCAGGCGCAAGATGCCGGCGCTGATGCGCGGCGCGGACGGCCGGTCACTGGCACTGACCCGCCGCCAGGTCGACCTCGTCCGACTGGCGGCCCGGCAGGCGATCTTCCGGCAGGACACCGACGACCCCGAGGTGCCGCGATGAGCGACGACCACATCGACCCGATGAACCTCACCGCGCAACTGCACTACCGAGCCGCCGGCAACCCGCCGAGCACGCTGCCGGAGTCGGCGATCTCCAACGCCTTCCCCGGTCTGGAGTTCGACATCCGCAACATCTGGCGCAGGCTGCTGGTCGGCATCGAGCTGCACGAGTCCGACAACTACGTCGTGGCCGCCGACCCGGGGCACGAACGGCTCGTCGGCCGCCGCCTGCTGACCGTCGCCGGCCACGACGTCATCGGCGGCCTGGTCGGCCCGACCCGTCCCGGCGCCGGGTCCTGGCCGCTGACCACGCCGACCAACCCGGACGG
It contains:
- a CDS encoding ferritin-like protein codes for the protein MPELFEDQAPAVAALSVAGSLGAEEKRPVLPPEFNWRDYTVMLLHVAAEIEHSLMVQYLFAAYSMGGPQVPEARRDDVRRWQEVVLGIAKEEMGHLVTVQNLLTALGAPVNLDREDYPWGSDFYPFPFTLRPFSATSLAAYVVAESPETWSGPKADEIKRVAFESTGQYVNRVGALYSRVDAILKDEEFLPDESFHAGTLPYQASWDEWGRGYTRGERGQDSGNVPDVKSPELLVFGVFSRDSARRALHEIGEQGEAPDADLEDETSHFNRFLGIYEELTAWPEGDQALVSRPVAQNPVTEHRLDESEVAALGVAEVTTSPITDPVTALWGHLFNLRYRMLLTDISHAFRLAGPVDNGGVLTGRGALVHRAFAEMYNLRALAGRLVDLPLERDAPDGPRAGPPFEMPYSLELPHHDHDRWLLQRDLVQASRLLTDQLLSTDPSCGGDPYLVALRESDQRALEQVEHILSRKGCTR